The sequence actcaaacctccatgagtcgatgtttcATGACTCGATATTGACACATGAAAGCAAATTAtgctgtttaaaaaaaatctacttgtGATGGccaattttcggccaaattacattttcgccCAGAAAACATTTacggccaaatgatattttcggcccTTCTGACAACCGACCAGTTTGGTGAAACTGCATTGtcagccaaataacctattcgattaaacgactttttcggccaaacgacctgttcggCTAAACGATACTTTAGCccgaacgacacttttggcTATATGACCTAATCGGCCAATCCAAATTTTCGCCTGTTTGACCAGTTTGGCCAAAGCGTTTTTTCGGTCAGATGTTGTGTTCGGCAGAATGGCATATTAATTTCATTTCgaagaccaaaaaaaaaaagaatgatgACGAGAAATACATCAGAAGACATTTGCAAAGTATATGGTGAATAATCATGACTAATGAATAATGGGATATTTagtcattattcattaatcataatcatcagaaaatatgatttaatcattaatcactaatcattattcagagaattttacatttaatcattaatcattgatcatattcataattgtgtAGCGTTTAATCATTAATCGTCAATCTTAATCACTATATTCATCgtgtttattcattaatcattaatcataatcatacctTTAAAAGTACCTTTAAAAAATTGCTGTATCTAAAATCTGGAAATGCTTTCATTGCACGTAATATTTCTTATTTTCTCAGTGGGTAAGAtttcttgattattgatcaatatgcaaatatttaaatttgtttaatcATAAgtattaatcgttaatcatatcgatctttaatcattaatcatacacatattgtgacgatatttaatcataatcgttaatcgttATTCACACTAGAAACTTTTTATTCATCAATCACagtcgttaatcattgtcaaaaagtaatttaatcgttaatcttaatcattaatcattgtcaacaaatgattaatcatcaatcataatCAATAATCACAGGgttaaatgatttaatcataacaaatttaatcattcattggaagctttattcattaacgctctggtaTTTGCCACTTCCAGAAGTTTTCTGCGACCTGATTCCTACAGAGAAGTGATCACCAGAATACTCAttcacgattcaaatcaagcgcgaggcaaACCCTACTcgactcatggcccagagaacCATCCATGATTTGACTCGCGATTTACATCATTGTTTGATTTTTGCGTTTTCTTCTTCGTTAAATTtatcggaataactttctttgcttaaaacaatggataacaaatccatacgtaaacataaaatatgCCTCGGTAGGGTTTTTACTCTTTTTGGAGGGAAATCATAtttcggcgaatgagcgaaacgatgcgattctgcgtgaaaaactcatgcgcgatggtctccatgcagaatcgcaagcgaatCAGCTCGTGCATAAGGCTTTGGTGcgtgagatttgagcatgattctaccaacactggtggTCACATTTTTTATGGTTTTGGAATACAATTTGAGGCATATCAAAGATAATAATTTCGCAAGATTATAGCGAATTAAATAGAAGACTCCTGCAGAACATTTGCGTACATTGGCCACTTCCAAAAGCGGAATAGGATCCTCGTTCCCCctgaaatttggtcacattttAAATGAGTTCCGAAGCCCAGCTTGTGGCACATCAAAATATACATTGGCCACTTCCAGATGTTATTGGAGCAGTTCTCAGTCTCACGAATATTCAAGAACTTAATATCAATTCGGAATAATAGTCataattgttccggaaacatttTCTTTTGATAAGCATTTACAAGCTGTTGTTGAATAAATACTTTGCTAAAAAGCAAATTTTATAACTCCATGGTTTGAATTGATACGTCAGAAGCGATTTTTTAATTGAACAAATTTATCAATGAAGGATAGTGTTGAGCCAACCAATCTTGAATATTTACTAGCAATTAAAATCAGTTTGCAAGTCTAACACGACTCTTCCGGGAATTAGTAACCCTATCGACCGTACGAAATAAATTCACTTTCCATTTGGATGGGGGCGCAAATCGTGTTCCGGCTGGCCGAAAAAAGGTTCTATTTTGATTGCAAACAACCATGTTCTTTCGCTGCTTGGTTGGTTAGAAAATTTACGACCAAACGGCAACAACCCATCTGATTCTGAGCTGGGCGGAGGCGCTACATTGGCAGAGGATACCTGCGCTCGTCCCCCAAACGGCTATCGGCCTTCAATTTATGTGCTGCTGCTGGTAGTATGGGCACTGCTTGTTATATCACTGTGCCGGAGAGGTGGCTGGCTTCGGCCGCACTACCGCCAGAGTCTGTTGCAAGATTCTTGCTTCGGTGTGGGATGTGTTTGTCGGCCGTACAGGCGATCTTTAACAAACCGGACCTGACACCGATTCCGAATCCTGCTAGAATTAAGTAATCAATATAAAATCTGTTTGGCATGTGTACACATATAAAAGCCTTCCGAAAGCTAGAGCTTGCTATCATATTGGATTCTCATCAGCACAGGGAGGAAGTGCAGATCCACCTACGGACGAGGATGGCAAAATTTGTGGTAAGAATGCCGTTCGAACGAGCTCCGCCCGGGCTGGCAAAAAGAATGTTGCATTGCATTTTGATCTCGCACTTGTTGCTTTTTCTTAGGCAATTTGTTTGATGATGGTTGGGTTGATGTTGGTGGCTTCCATCGATGCAATGCCGGCATCACCGGATGCCGATGCGACGATTACCAAACAGGAGCAGGAAGTCAACCCGGATGGATCCTTTAGCTACGCATTCGAAACAAGCAACGGCATTAAAGCAAGCGCCTCCAGTTCCGATGGAGCAAAAATTACCGGAGAGTATTCCTACACCGGGCCGGATGGGGTTCTCTACGTGGTGCGGTACGTGGCTGATGAAACTGGATTCCACCCGGAGGGCACCCACATTCCGAAGTAATTGCGGTACGAGCTAGATTGATAGTTTTTCAGGTGCAATTTAGTCAATTTGATAGTGAAGTGTTTTTTGAAGTGTAGATGTATAAGTACTTTGTGTTTACTGTGACTAATCCGAAAAAGTTTACGAATAAACTAAGTCCGAGAAGGGCACTATATTTTTGATTATTGTCATCCTGAACAGAAAAtcctaaaatcaaatcactAGGGGCTTATTCTAGAAAGATCTTCCCCACGATATTTGGAAACTTGACTAACATTCGAGGACtctttctgaaacaatttcggTTATGTTCAGATTCTGGAATGATTTTTAAATCGGATTACACTTCAAGGACTCgtaccgttgtaaaaagtgcaACATCTGTGAAACAGCTGCAAGAGTGACCCAGGACCATGCAAGTCCCGGAAGGTgaagagaaatttctgaatttacgAAGAAAATCTTATGTACCGTCGTCTGGGGTGACAAtaggtcaaatgggggtgagaatgggtcactgtttcaactacctagaatgcttgtagaatagattgaatgcatctgtgggcaaaaagactaaaatataagaggcctttttgaacgattttgctctacgacctccagactgccggtgagagcgatgacccattctcaccccccagacccattatcacccccgatggcggtattaaagttttatttattaGATCTGAATAATTCCATCAAAGAAAATGAAGGGTTTCTCAATTAGTTGCTTTAGATTAAAGAGAACCGTATTATTATGATGAGACTTCTGAGAGAGTGGATGCCAGAGAATGCTTAAGCCTTAAGGTGAATTCgataaaaaagaaaatgttttcTAGTGCCTTGATtgtcaatttttggaaaaagtaaatttatttttatttgtttcaaatcTTTGTTTCCTTTGCAATCAATTGTccactaagatttttttttcttaaatttcatTGCTCTCATGGGGCTCACGAATGGATTCCTATGATTCATAGAACGATATATATTATACAGAACTTATGAGGAAAAAGATGGGTTTATTGGTTGTATTGATGGACATTGTGCTATTCTACTGCATTGGAAGATTAATTTTGTCATAGACTTTCTTTGTTATATATATTATGGTAGAGCTTCACAAAATTGTATTGTTCAAAACAGCTGTGCCATAGAATGATGGAAATGttttatgatttaaaaaaatcattagagtaATCTTCTTACCCTAAAGTCGATTTCCCCTCAAGATACGTCAGGTACGACAGGCAAAAAGTACGTCAATTATAGGAAAACAAATCTTTAGTTTTCCTCCGAGATAAGTCAATTGTTTACACTCGACTCACCGACCGGACGATAATGATGCTTTTCCCATTTGATCTTTTTTGTCTGCTCTCAACCGGCTGTGATGATGAAAAGTTAAAACCTTAGATCCCACCTGACTTGGAGAGAGGAACGTTtgataaaaaaatggaaataaaaaCGGCAAATCTGAATACTCTGCATCCACCTTCTGCAAGTAGGAGTGATTGATGGTAAGGTATCTTGGGTGGACAGGATTTTTATGAATGCTTTCCCAGATAATAATAACTCGCCGGTGGCTGTGATCGAGGAATGAAATCATGAAATATCTTAATAAACTTACGGAAATTCCTCTCGAAGGACGATTGTAATTATagaaaaactaatttttatcaattcaaaagcaaattcATTGATATCAATCTTACCCCTAGTGTCGCTACACAAGGTGGTAGAGGATGACGGTGAAGTATAATAGCAGGAAAACCCTTTTACACTTCTTTTCCCCTCTCCCAGTACTAAAAGTGTTTTTTTGCCCAGTTAACCGTTCGTCTGCCTTGGCCACTGGTCCAGTACTAGCCGGAGGGTGATGGAGAACGTTAATGAATTACCTGAAAAGAAAGGGAGAGTTGATGCTAATATTAGACCGAGTTTTTTTTACGTAGTATGTATTAAAGATTCGGATTTACGGTACCAAAAGAAACCGTTCGTCTGCCTTGGCCACTGGTCCAGTACTAGCCGGAGGGTGATGGAGAACGTTAATGAATTACCTGAAAAGAAAGGGAGAGTTGATGCTAATATTAGACCGAGTTTTTTTTACGTAGTATGTATTAAAGATTCGGATTTACGGTAccaaaagaaacaaaaatgtaaatcaaaCATGGCGAGAATATCCTCAGATTGTTTGCTGATATCCTTTAGAGTGCTTTTTccatttttaatgaaattggATATCACACTACATGTGTTCGGTGGCAGTGTTGTCACTTTTTGCAAAAAGTCTGCTCTTGAATTTTAGGAATTTTACACCATTGCAACGACTGTATgggtccttctgacatcagctagagtgagagggtgcgtcctgtggggtctgcctaggatgtgatgtggacagtgggctctgttgaacttctataaaaagctgcatgtgaccccaagcaggccctatcaaagcgaccgtgagccgctcaaagcgcactagcctagtcctggtgttgggtgagactttaaacaaatttgacccgactgatcgagctgcggctccaacagcgtctgttctggcatccagcggctgagtatgaaatgctattccccggaagctatacctaagatggcagccccatcccggtggatagggaaccttgggccaacaacctactgttcccgaaacatcaatttgttcgagaatccgataatgaagaatacggactgatgtTACGGCAAcaactcttagcgcgaaactaCGGTCACGAATAGGAACCATGGAACGTTTAAACCCTAGCCCAGCGaagtaaattggcacaacttgccaatgaggcatgCCACATGAAGCTTGAggtcctgggactgagtgaattccattggccaaactttggagaacacggaacgccgtcgggacaagttctgctatactctggtttacgaggtgaacacgctccccggcatcgcggagttggcttcctactaagcgctcaggcacactctgcgcttatgaagtgggaacctataggcgaaaggataatcgttgccagatttagaaca comes from Armigeres subalbatus isolate Guangzhou_Male chromosome 2, GZ_Asu_2, whole genome shotgun sequence and encodes:
- the LOC134215385 gene encoding cuticle protein CP14.6-like, which encodes MAKFVAICLMMVGLMLVASIDAMPASPDADATITKQEQEVNPDGSFSYAFETSNGIKASASSSDGAKITGEYSYTGPDGVLYVVRYVADETGFHPEGTHIPK